Genomic segment of Paenibacillus sp. FSL R5-0912:
CACATATTCCAGCATCTCGTGGGTAACCCCGCCTCCGCCGTCGCCGTGGCCGTAGAGCAGCATCAGCTCCTCATGCTCTACCTTCAGGTCATAGGCCTGCCAGTGCTCCTGAACATCCTTCGGATGGGTATGCTCGTTCACCCCGTGGTTCTGATAGGCCACGATCTTCGTTCCGTCAATGCCGACCCAGTGGAACAGCGTATGCGGGAACGGGTTGGTATCATTCCAGCCGAGCTTGGTCGTCATGAAGTACTCAATTCCGGCCTGCTTCAAGAGCTGCGGCAGAGAAGCACAATAGCCGAAGGTATCCGGCAGCCATTCAATCGTGGAATGCTTGCCGAATTCCTCCATATAGAAGCCCTGGCCGTAGAGCATCTGCCGTACCAGTGATTCTCCGCCGGGGATGTTCAGATCCGGCTCCACCCACATGCCGCCGACCAGCTCCCAGCGCCCTTCGGCAATCCGTTCCTTAATCCGCCCGTACAGCTGCGGATAGTGCTCCTTGGCGAAGGCATACAGCTGGGGCTGGCTCTGGGAGTAACGGAACTCCGGATATTTATCCATCAGAGCGCAGACCGTGGAGAAGGTCCGGCTGACCTTGCGGACCGTCTCCCGGACCGGCCACAGCCAGGCGATATCGATATGCGACTGGCCCACCATGTGCATCGTCCCCGGGTGCAGCCCCGCAGAGCGTTCCGCCGCCGCTTCCGTCCGCAACTGCTGCTCCGCTGCAGTGACGGCATCGCCGTCAACGAGCAGCTCCTCCTTCATATAGAGCGTGTCCATCACCCGCTCCAACGCCTTCAGGCTGCGGATGCGGCGCATATCCCCCTCCGGCAGCAGCAGGGCTGCTTCATGCACGATTTTCACTGTATGCAGCAGGCTGAACACCGACGGGTTCACCCGCACCAGCGTGATTTCAATCTCTGTAAGCGGCGGCTTGATCACCGCCTGGCGGTTCAGCGGGTCCTCCGGCTCAGGCACCGGATCATACAGCTCAATCTCCAGCTGAAGCTCTCCTCCCGCAGTACCGGGCGGCAGCGGAATGAACCAGTGATTGCTGTCCAGGCCATGGTAGGGTGCTCCATTAATCTTCAAAAGGCCTTCCCCGCGCCCCAGATAGAGCAGCGCGGCTTCTTCCGGCGCCCAGTCTCCCGGAACCGTGATCTCCCGCTGAAGGAAATACGTGGTTCCATAACCGCCGTCCAGCCGTGAAATGCTGTAATTCAGGTGAAGCTCCTCTTCATGTTCATAGTTCCCCGGAGTAAGATAGCGGGACCTCTGCATACTCCATTCCGCAAGCTCTATCTTCTCTGCCCACTGCCGCTTGGCCAGCCACAAGGTGAACCGGTTCATACGCTTCATGGCTCAGCTCTCCTCCCTCACATGGAGCGGTGCCGTCAAGTACTCTACGGAGTGCGGACCTGCCATCACCGCGAATTCTCCCGCTTCCACGATCCGCGTTAAATCCGCAGATACATACTCCAGCTGCTCCCGGCCCACGCTGAACGTCACCGTCTGCGTGTCTCCCGGCTGGAGGCTGATCTTGCGGAAGCCCTTGAGCTGCTTCTCGGGACGGGTAATGGAGGAGGCCAGATCGGAAATATACAGCTGGACCACCTCGCTCCCCGCCCGGTCTCCGGAATTGGTCACATCCACGGAGACAAGCGCCTGCCCGTCCGCAGATATCACGGAAGGCTCCACCTTCAGGTTACTGTATGCAAATTCGCTGTAGCTGAGGCCGTAGCCGAACGGATACTCGGCATGGAAGTCCGTCTCCAGATACCGTTTGCCTCTGGTCCGCCGTTTATAGTAATAGACCGGAAGCTGACCCACATGCTTCGGAATACTGATCGTCAGCCGCCCGGAAGGGTTCACCTCGCCGAAGAGAATATCGGCAATGGCATGCCCGCCTTCCTGGCCCGGATACCAGGCCTCCAGAATGGCATCAGCATGCTCTACAATCCATGGCTCGGCAATCGGACGCCCGTTGATGTAGACCACAATCAGCGGCTTGCCCAGCTTATGAATCTCCTGTGCCAGCTCAAGCTGTACGCCCATCAGATTCAGCGTGGCCCGGTCGATGCCCTCGCCGCATTCCATATCGCTCCAGGAATGCTCAGTCACGACTGAAGCACCGGTAAGCAGATCGATTGTGCCTTCCCCGAAATCTCTGGCACTGGAGCCGCCAATCGCCAGCACAACGGCATCAGCCTCTGCGGCACAGGCCAGCGCATGGGCGAAGCCTTCCCGGGAATCGCCCTTAATCCGGCAGCCGTGTGCATACAGCACCTTGTCCGCACTGCCGCCCAACGCCTGCCGGATTCCCTCAAGCACAGTGACAATCGCGCCTTTGGGCTGCGGCGAGGTATAGTCGCCCAGCTGGTTATACGGCGCATCCGCATTGGGTCCGATTACCGCAAGCTTCGGAATCTGCTTGCTCAGCGGCAGCGTTCCGTTCTCGTTCTTCAGTAGAATGATGCTCTCTCCGGCGATCCGCCGCGCCAGCTCCCGGTGCTCCGGCTTGCCGATCGTCTGCCCGGCCTGCTCAGGATCGGCGTAGGGACGGTCGAACAGCCCGAGCTTGAACTTCAGCTCCAGAATCCGGGCGGCCGCGCGGTCCAGATCGGACTCCTGCAGCCGTCCATGCTCGATAGCGGCCGCGATGTGCTTCTCGAACATTTCGCCCGACATCTCCATATCGATGCCGGCGAGGAGCGCCTGGGCCACTGCCGTCTCCCCGCTACCCGCGGTGTTATGCCCGCTTGTCAGCATCCCCAGCGCTCCGCAATCCGTGATCACGAAGCCCTCGAAGCCCCACTGCTCTCGCAGCACATCCTGCAGCAGATAACGATTCGTCGTGCAGGGCACGCCGTCAATCTCGTTATAGGCTGTCATAATGGACAGCGCTCCGGCCTCCACCGCTTTGCGGAAGGGCAGCAGATCGACTTCATGCAGCTCCCGGAGTCCCATATGCACAGGCGCTGAATTCCGCCCGCCTTCCGAGCTGCCATAGGCGGCGAAATGCTTCAGGGTCGCCATCACGGAATCCTCCGCATCCAGCCGTTCTCCCTGCAATCCCTTCACCGCCTCCACGCCCATCACGGCGATGAGATAAGGATCTTCACCAAACGTCTCCTCCGTACGCCCCCAGCGCGGATCACGCACTACATCCAGCACCGGCGAATAGGTGGCCGCTCCGCCCTGGCTGCGGGTCTCCAGTGCCACTGCCCGGCACATCTCCCGGTACAGCTCCGGATTCCACATGCTGCCCAGAGCCAGCGGAACCGGAAATACGGTCGCGCCGATCGCCATATGTCCGTGTGAGCACTCCTCCCCGAACAGAATGGGAATCCCCAGCCGGCTCTCCTTCATCGCGTAGGCCTGAATGGCATTCACCGCCTCTGCTCCTTGCTTCGGGGACAGGCCCGTCTCCAGGGTAACGCCGGTCCACGGGTCTGCACGCAGCGTTCCATACAAGGAACCGACACCTCCGGCTGCAACCTGGCGCTTGAAAGCTTCTGTCATACCTGTAGTTCCGTCAGGGTGCTTCTCATAGCACTGCCAGCCGAAAGGCTGGACTAATTGTCCAGCCTTCTCTCCAAGGGTCATGCGCTGCAGCAGGTCCTGTACCCGATCGGTCACAGGGCGCGCTTTATCCTTATAGATCATTTTTACAGCACCTTTCTGCATTTAGACATTCATACCGCTCTTTAGCGGCACAACAGCGGATGAAATTTAGTTGGTTTTCCAGCGGTCATAAGCAGCCTGGTTGATCTCGGCTACACGCTCTCCGCCCATTTTCTTAACCGTCGCCACATAATTATCCCACCCCGTAAGCGGCTCGGCTCCGGTAATGAACTTCGCTTCCATCTGCTTCACATACGTGCTCAGATCCGAATTCAGGCTGCTGATCTCGGTCTGTTCTTCCACGGTGAGGAACAGGGCCGGGAACGGAATCCGTGCGCCTTTATCCAGTAGCTTCTGCTTGGTCTCCTGTTCTACCCAGAGGTCAAAGTCTGTCTTCAGTCCCTTGTTGATATCATCCATGGACAGAGTTGGCGCAGGAATACCGTAGTTAGGCGTCAGCGTGGCCCGGTAATCTTCCATTTCCTTGCCGTCTGGTACAGGCAGGTATTGCTTGACCCGGTTGTCTTTGTCGGTGTATTCCCAGAGAACACCCTCCGGCCCTTTATTGAAGTACAAGGCACCTTCATAGGAGTAGAGATAATCTACCCAGCGCAGTGAGGCCTCCGGCTCCGGATTGCTGTTCGTAATGGCAAAAGCGCCGGTTGTAATCCCTCTGTTCTTGGCAATCGCCGGCGCATCCACCGATTCGCTGCGGACTGGCGCAAACATCGGATCAGACGTCGAAGGCTCTCCGCCCTTGGTCATATAAGCATGCCAGTCGGAGAAGAGAGCGACGCGGTTGTTCTGCGCTTTGGCCTTCTTCTGCTCCGCTGTCTGCGAGAAGCTCTCATGATCCAGCAGCTCCTCGGACCACAGGCGGTTCATATAAGTCAGATACTCCTTGTAGCCTTCTTCCAGCGGTGTATAATGCACCTTATCCGCATCGTCTACATAAATTTCCTCCTCATAGATTCCGAAGGCTCCCAGCAGCCAGGTACGGATATCGCGGAGGTTCGCAGCGGCTGTCGTAACTGAGGAAATCGGAAGTTCATCAGCAATGCCATTGCCGTTCGGATCTTCCTCCTTCACACGCTTCAGATAGGTATACAGCTCCTCTGTTGTTTCGGGAAGCTTGTCAATATTGAGCGCCTTCAGGAAATCCCCGTTATACCACATCGGGTTGCGGTACCAGTGCTGGCTGAATTCCACCACCGGCAAGGAATAGATATGCCCGTCCGGGGCTGTGATCGATTTGCGGACATCCGGGTACTCCTCCAGCAGCGCTTTGAAGTTCGGGGCATACTCTTCGATCAGGTCCTCCAGAGGGATCAGGATACCCTGCTCTCCATAATTCATCTGTTCTGCAGTCGTCAGACCCGCTGCGTAGAAGATATCCGGGTAATCCCCGCTGGCAAACACCAGGTTCTTCTTCGTCTCGAAGCTGTCCTTCGGCGCGTTCTTATATTCCATAGTAATGCCGGACATCTCCTGCATCTGCTGGAGCACCGCCATATTCTCCCAGTTCTGAATTCCTACATCCGGCGCTGTGAGCGTCAGTGTTACGGGCTGATTCACAATCGGAAAGCCTTCCTTGTTCACAGTAACTTCGCCGCTGCTGTTATTCTTGGCCCCTTCGTTTGAATTGCCGCAGCCTGCCAGCAACGTCAGGATCATAGCCGAAGACAGCAGAAGCTTCCATGGTTTACGTGTGGTTTGCATTGATAATTCCTCCCTTATGTTCATTACATTTTAACCGCTTAGCCTTTAACTGAGCCAATCATGACGCCTTGAACAAAATAACGCTGCAGGAACGGATAGACAGCCACGATGGGTAGCGTAGAGACGACAATAACTCCATATTTGATCAGCGATGCCGTTTCTGCCTTATTATTCATGGCGATCGCCACCTCGCCGTTGATCGCAGCGCCCGTGGTTTCGGCCGACATTTCCTGAAGGACAAGGATCTGGCGCAGCACCATCTGCAGCGGATACTTGGCTTCATCATTCAAATAGATCAGGGACGGGAAATAGCTGTTCCAGTGGCCTACCCCGTAGAACAGGGCCATAACGGCAATAATCGGTGCGGACAGCGGCAAAATAATACGGATGAACAGCCCCAGGTTCGTAGAGCCGTCAATGTGCGCCGCCTCCTGCAATTCCTTCGGGATGGTCGTCTGGAAAAAGGTGCGGGCTACGACGATGTTCCAGACCGAAGCGGCCACCGGCAGAATCAATGCGCCCATACTGTTGATGAGGCCCAGGTTCTTGACCAGCAGATACGTCGGCACGAGTCCGCCGCTGAAGAACATCGTGAACAGAATGATACCCATAAACAGCTGGCGTCCGACAAAGTCAGATCTGCTGAGCGCATAGGAGGCCGGCAGCGTAACCGCGAGATTGAGCAGGGTGCCCGCCACCGTGTAAATAATGGTATTCAAGTAACCATTCCATATCTTAGGGTTCTCAAAAACAAGCTTGTAGCCGTCCAGTGTCACGTTCTTCGGGAACAGCCACATGGCTCCCGAATTGACATCCTGCGGCGAACTGATCGAAGCGCTGAGAATATAGACCAGCGGATAGAGAACAACCAGCAGGGCAAGGCACAGATAAATATAGGTGCTGATCAGAAACAGCTTGTCTCCCCTTGACTCTTTCATAGCAGTAACCAAAGACTTCAACTCCTTTCTACCAGAGACTGTTCTCACTGGTGCGTTTGGCAATCCGGTTGACGGTAACCAGCAGAATTACGTTGACCACCGAGTTGAACAATCCGACAGCCGTAGAGAAGCTGTATTGGGCGTTCACTAGCCCGGCGCGGTATACATAAGTGGATATGACATCGGAAGCTTCCATATTGAGCGAATTCTGCAGCAGCAGAATTTTCTCGAAGCCAAGGCCCAGAATATTCCCCATATTCAGGATCAGCATGATCGTAATCGTGGGGATAATCGTCGGCAGGTTGATATGCAGCACCCGTTTGATCCGGCTTGCTCCATCCACAATGGCCGCTTCATGCAGCTGGGGATCTACGCCTGACAGAGCCGCGAGATAAATAATCGTTCCCCACCCGGTGCTCTGCCAGACGCCCGAGAAGACATACACGGTCTTGAACCAGGCCGGATCGGTCAGAAACTGCGCAGGCTCGAAGCCCAGGAATTCGATGGCCCGGACAATCATTCCGCTGGAGGGCGACAGGAAGGTAATAATCATCCCTGCCATAACAACGACGGAAATGAAATGCGGCGCATAGGTTACCGTCTGGACTGATTTTTTGAACGGGCCGTTGCGGACCTCATTGAAGGCCAGCGCCAGAATGATCGGCAGCGGAAACCCGATGGCCAGTTCATAGAAGCTGATACTGAATGTGTTCCAGAGCAGATCCCAGAAGAAATAGGAATTGAAGAACCGTTCAAAATGGTCAAAGCCTACCCATTCGCTGCCCGTAATTCCCTTCGAGGGTACGAAATTCTTAAACGCAATCTGAATACCGTACATCGGACCGTAATGAAAAACGAGGAAATACAGTAATGCGGGAAGCATGAACAGATAGAGCTCCCAATTTTGCCAGATTCTTTTGCCAAGGGACTTGTTCTTCAATGAAGGACTTCCGGATACTTCAGCATTACTCCCCTTCATTCTCCCACTCCTCTCTATGTTAGTTTTCATGACATTAAATCATGCAGCCGCTTCGCATTCTCGCTAATCACCTTCCTGCTAACGCTTACAACACCAAGTGTAGTGAAACTAAGCTGACATCGTAAATATGTAGGATGTGCATTGTCATGTTAAGGGAGTGTAAAACCGCGCCGCTGCAGGACTTTCCGGAATTGCCTGCTGTAGTTGCCCACGGTTAGCCTGCTGCCGCAAATATGTGAATTATGAACCTCTCTCCCCCCTGCAAAAGTTACATATTGTGATCCCCGGGCAGGTATGCAAACATTTGCTACGAATGCCAAGACTAAATATCCGACTGATGATATAGGAGGTTACTGTCATGACCCGTACAACCGCACACCTGATCTCCCACACCCACTGGGACCGGGAATGGTACATGCCTTACGAGCGTCACCACGTTCTGCTGGCGAAGCTGATGAATGAGCTCCTGGAAACTCTGGAGAAGGATGAACGCTACCGTTATTTCCACCTGGACGGACAGACCATTATTATTGAAGACTATCTTCAGATTCATCCGGAGAAAAGAGAGCAGCTGGAGAGATTCATCCTCGAAGGCCGTATTGTCATCGGCCCCTGGTATGTGCTCCAGGATGAATTCCTGACCAGCTCGGAGGCCAATGTCCGCAATCTGCTGATCGGCCATCAGGACGCGGCCAAATATGGCGTCATCTCCAAGCTGGGTTATTTCCCGGATTCCTTCGGCAATATGGGACAAGCCCCGCAGCTGCTCCGGCAGGCAGACATTGAGACTGCGGTGTTCGGGCGCGGAGTGAAGCCGACGGGCTTCGACAATATGGTCGGCGAGTTGAACAGCTCAAGCTATGAATCGCCTTACTCCGAGATGTTCTGGGAATCACCCGACGGCTCAAGCGTGCTGGGGCTGCTGTTTGCGAACTGGTACAGCAACGGCAACGAGGTGCCGGTAGATGCGGGTGAAGCCAAGGCCTTCTGGGACAAAAAAATCGCCGATGCCGGCAAATATGCCTCCACCCCCGAGCTGCTGTTCATGAACGGCTGTGATCATCAGCCGGTACAGCGTGATCTCGCCGATGCGCTGGAGACCGCGAGGAAGCTCTACCCGGACACGGATTTCGTCCATTCCAGCTTCGAGCAGTACTTGGAGGCGCTGGGTCCTTCGCTGCCTGAAGATCTGGTCACCGTACACGGAGAGCTGCGCAGCCAGCATACGGACGGCTGGGGGACGCTGGTGAACACCGCTTCCGCCCGCGTCTATCTGAAGCAGCTGAATCATCAGGGCCAGACCCTGCTGGAGAAGGGCGCCGAGCCGCTGGCTGCCCTGGCTTATCTGCTCAGCGGGCAGGCTTATCCCCACGCCCTGCTGACCTACGCCTGGAAGACGCTGATGCAGAATCATCCGCATGACAGCATCTGCGGCTGTAGCGTGGATGAGGTTCACCGCGAGATGGTTACACGCTTCGAGAAGAGCAGGCATGTCGGCGAGGCTATTATGGAGGAGAGCCTGAAGGCGATCTCCGGTCAGATTGGAACTATGGGCGTAGCCGCCTGGGGAGAATCTGCCATTCCCGTGACGGTCTTCAATACAACCGGCTGGGAACGCAGTGGTACGGTTAGTGTGGAGGTAGCGGTAGCCAAACGGTACTTCAAGGGAGGCCCGAATCCTGCGGCGATTGCCGAAGCGCTGGATCAGTTACCGCTTGAGCTTGCGCGCGGGCGGCTGCTGGGTGCGGACGGACGGGTCCTGGCCTGCAAGGCCGAGGATCTCGGCACCCGGTTCGGCTATGAGCTGCCGGACGATCAGTTCCGCAAGCCTTATATGGCGCGTATGGTCCGGCTGACCTTCGAAGCTGTGCAGATTCCGCCGCTTGGCTATACCACTTATGCCTGGGTGGAGTCACCGGGTAGCGCATCCGCTGGAGCTGCCGGGGCTGCTGCCAGCCCGCTTAGGCTCACCGAGACGGGGATGGAGAACGGATTCCTGGCCATCCAGATCCGGGAAGACGGCTCGTATGATGTGAAGGACAAGCACACCGGCAAAGTCTTCGCCGGACTAGGGGTTTACGAGAATTACGGGGATATCGGAAATGAGTATGTGTTCCGCCAGCCGGAGGGCGATGCTGCTCTGACTACCAAGGGACTGGACGCCCGCATCACGCTTGCCGAGCACGAGCCTTACCGCGTCACCTATGAAATCGTGCATGAATGGACCGTTCCGGCTTCCGCCGATGCCTCCTTCGAGGAGGAGAAGCGCCGGATGGTTCCGTTCCGCCAGCGCAAGGCGGGACGCTCTTCAGCCCAGGTCCCGCTGCGGATCGTAACCCGGATCAGTCTGGAGGCTAATGGGACCGGCATTCAGGTCTCTGCCACGTTCAATAACCAGGCCAAGGACCACAGGCTGCGCGTCCTCTTCCCTACGGATCTTGCCGCCTCCACACTCTTGGCGGATTCCATCTTCGAAGCGGCGGAGCGCGCCATTGAACCGGCTGCCGACTGGATCAATCCGAGCAATGCCCAGCACCAGCAGGCTTACGTCAGTGTGTCGGACGGCAGCGCGGGTCTTGTGGTCGCCAACAAAGGGCTGAACGAATACGAGGTCCTGCGTGACGGAAGCAATACCATTGCCGTAACCCTGCTACGCAGTGTGTCGGAGCTGGGGGACTGGGGCGTGTTCCCTACGCCGGAAGCCCAGTGCCTGGGTGAGCAGACCGCTCAATTCGCGGTTCGCCCTTATGCCGGAGATGCCGGGTGGCCGGAGGCCTTCGCCTGGGCCTACCAGTATCAGGTGCCTTGGTTCACTGTACAGACCGGCTGGCAGCAGGGCTCCCTGCCTGCCGAGTATCAGCCGCTGGAGTGGCAGGGCCGCACAATGGCCCTCTCCGCCTTCAAGCTGTCGGAAGAACATGAGGATATTATCCTGCGGTGGTACAATCTGGCGCATCAGGAGCAGGATTTTGCGCTCGTGCCGCATTTTCCCGTAGAGGCTGTACATGCCAGTGATATTCTGGAGCGGCGGAAACAGACAGCCATATTAGATGAAGGAATTCTGCGCAGCACCGCCGGCAAAGCCCAAATTGTAACTTATGCCCTGCAAACGGTACAACCCTAAATTCACTATGCCTGAGGAGGAATTAACGATGAACCTGCCAGCTTCCATTACCACCTATCTGAATGAGGCCGACGAACGGCTCAAGCATCACCCGAAACTGCAGCAATTGTTCCGCAATTGCTTCCCGAATACGCTGGAGACGACCACCAAGCTGCTGGAGGACGGCACCACCTTCGTGTTCACCGGAGATATTCCGGCCATGTGGCTGCGCGATTCGACGGAGCAGGTGCGCCACTACATTCCTTTTGCCAAAAACGATCCGGAATTGCAGCGCATTCTCCGCGGCCTGATCGCCCGCCAGATGTTCTATGTCAATATTGATCCGTACACCAACGCCTTCAACGAAACGGCCAGCGACAAGCATTACCGGGATACGGACGACTGCAATCTGAATCCGTGGATGTGGGAGCGCAAGTATGAGCTGGACTCCCTCTGCTTCGTTGTACAGCTGGCGTATATGTACTGGAAGGAAGCAGAGCAGCGCGATATCTTCGATGCTGCCTGCTACCAGGCGCTGACCTCCATTGTGAATGTTATCGAAACCGAGCAATATCACGGGGAGAAGTCGCCATACCATTTCATCCGGCAGACGCTTCAGGATACGGAAACTTTGCACAATAACGGACGCGGCATGCCTGTCAACTATACCGGCATGAGCTGGTCCGGCTTCCGGCCAAGCGATGACAGCTGCGAATTCGGCTACAACATTCCCTCCAATATGTTCGCCGTAGTCATTCTGGGTTATATCCGCGAGATTGCAAGCGAGGTCTACATGGACGAAAGACTGGCGGCACGGGCGGCGAAGCTGCGCAAGGAGATCGACTTCGGCATCCGTACCTACGGAATCGTGACTCACCCAAAATACGGCAGAATCTACGCCTATGAAACGGACGGATTCGGCAATTATTCCCTGATGGACGATGCGGGCACACCTGGACTGATGTCCATTCCTTATATTGGTTATGTTGGCGTAGAGGATGAGATTTATCAGAACACACGCCGTTTCGCCCTCAGCTTCGACAATCCCTTCTACTTCGAGGGCAAGCACGCCAAGGGCATTGGCAGTCCGCATACGCCGGGCGGTTATGTGTGGCACATGGCACTGTCCATGCAGGCGCTGACGGCAGACAACGATGAGGAGATCAAGGAGCTGATCGACATGCTGATCCGCACTGATGCGGATACCGGCTACATGCACGAAGGCTTCCACCCGGATGATCCAGCCGACTTCTCCCGCGAGTGGTTCGCCTGGTCCAATAGCCTGTTCGCCACGCTGATCGGCAAAGCGATGGATAAAGGGCTGTTCTAGGAAAGATGAATCGGCTTTGCCGTCCTTTTATGAGAGGCGGGTAGGCGGGTAGGCTTCTGTACAGCCGACTTCCGGAGATCCATTTCTCATACTTAGCTGATCTGCCAGACCACTAATGTATTTGCTTCGCAGAACCGGCAGCAGCCTCCTTGAATTCAAGGGGGCTGCTGCCGGTTTGTTGAGATGAAAATGCAGTGGGAGCAAGGCACGGAGCTGGTGAAACCTGGTGCACTAACGGCTAATGCGCCTCATTCACGCCTATCGGCTACTTTCAGCTAATTCAGGTGCACTAGTGCTCCTCAGTTCCGCCTGCCGGGTACTTCGCCCCCCTCATTTTACCCGTACTCGCTATTCCCTGAACAAAATCACCCCGAGGGGTGATTCAGGCTGGAGCCTATCATTGGAGCATTTCCGTAATTGGAACTTGGCGGATTCTTCCTGACGCCTCTGCCCGTAAGGTGGACTGAGATTCCGTTATGTTGGCAAATCTGATGAAATGGTAGGACGATCGGACTGAGATTCCGTTAAGCATCCGGATATCCGTCATTTTGGCCTCAAATGAACGATATAAGCGATTCTCAGTCCGTCTCATCCTTATTTATGGTTTTTTGGGCGAAATAACGACTTCTCAGTCCGCTTCACTCACCGGGTCCAATGATTTACGCATCCGGTGAATTCAGATGTACTTGTGCTCCCCATTCCCTCATCCCCCCCGCTTTCGGCGGACTCTGAGGGATGTATCTCTTTCCGAATTATATTTGTACAAAAACGGCAGCGCCCCTTGAAATCAAGGAGGGCGCTGCCGTATGTAGAGCGTTTCTTATTCTATTTAGTAGCTGCTCTGACTTTGTTCACCTTTGGCAATGGCTACGCCGCCGCTTGTCCCGATCCGGGTAGCGCCTGCTCCGACCATTACGAGGGCATCTTCCGCACTGCGCACACCGCCGGATGCCTTAACGCCGATATCAGGGCCGACAGTCGCCCGCATGAGTGCGATATCTTCCTTCGTTGCGCCTCCCGTGGAGAAGCCGGTCGAAGTCTTCACAAAGTCGGCTCCCGCTTCTACAGCGAGCTTACAGGCGCGGACCTTCTCTCCATCGGACAGCAGGCAGGTTTCAATGATGACTTTGGTTAGTGCTTTACCGCGGGCAGCTTCAACCACTGCGGCGATATCACGTTTCACCAGCTCGTCATTGCCGTCTTTCAATGCGCCGATATTAATAACCATATCTACTTCGCCAGCACCGTTAGCAATCGCATCGGTGGTTTCAAAGGCTTTGGTTTCCGGTGTGGACGATCCCAGCGGGAACCCGATTACTGTACATACTTTTACTTCCGGCGTATCCTTCAGCACGGCATAGGCCGTGGACACCCAGGCCGGGTTCACACAGACCGAAGCGAATTTGTATGCTTTGGCTTCCTCAGCCAGCTTGATAATATCGTCTTTACGGGCATCCGCCTTCAGCAGCGTATGATCAATAATCCCGGATATTGTAGTTTCACTCATTATTAATTCCTCCATGTAATCGGTAGTAGATGTTCGCATTCCTTGTAATCATACCAATAGTCGAACACTTTGGAAAGCCGGAGAGCGAGCACCTGCTACTGCGCCCGATCAACACTCGAATCGCCGCCTATACCTTCACCTGCCGGATAGCCTCCCGCAAGTCGCCCGTGTTCGCGCTGATCATCATCGAAGCCTCGTACACTTCTTTGATCTTCTCCAGTTGAAGACCTGTAAGCTCACGGATCTGCCTTGTCTGCTCCGAGACACCTCCGGCAATGGAGGCCATGCTGCCCACCGTTGCAGCAACCTCCTCCGAGCCTGCAGACAGCTGCTCTGCCGTCGCGGAGACATCGATGATCTGTCCGGCCACCTCACGAAAAGCGGCCGAGGCTTCCAGCAGCGCAGCTTCTGCTTCAGCAGACATCCGCACACCTTCACTGACTTCATGGGAAGCGTCCGTCATTTGCGTACCGATGCTTGCCGAGGCATTGCCGATATGAATCAGTAAATCGGCTACCCGCTCGACAGAAGCCGCAGAGCCCTCTGCCAGCTTGCGTACCTCTCCGGCTACGACAGTGAAGCCCCGCCCGTGTTCTCCCGCGCGCGCTGCCTCAATCGAGGCATTCAGCGCAAGCAGCTTCGTCTGATCGGCGAACTGCCTGATCGAAGCCAGCGCCCCCTCAATTTCATT
This window contains:
- a CDS encoding carbohydrate ABC transporter permease: MVTAMKESRGDKLFLISTYIYLCLALLVVLYPLVYILSASISSPQDVNSGAMWLFPKNVTLDGYKLVFENPKIWNGYLNTIIYTVAGTLLNLAVTLPASYALSRSDFVGRQLFMGIILFTMFFSGGLVPTYLLVKNLGLINSMGALILPVAASVWNIVVARTFFQTTIPKELQEAAHIDGSTNLGLFIRIILPLSAPIIAVMALFYGVGHWNSYFPSLIYLNDEAKYPLQMVLRQILVLQEMSAETTGAAINGEVAIAMNNKAETASLIKYGVIVVSTLPIVAVYPFLQRYFVQGVMIGSVKG
- a CDS encoding glycoside hydrolase family 3 N-terminal domain-containing protein; amino-acid sequence: MIYKDKARPVTDRVQDLLQRMTLGEKAGQLVQPFGWQCYEKHPDGTTGMTEAFKRQVAAGGVGSLYGTLRADPWTGVTLETGLSPKQGAEAVNAIQAYAMKESRLGIPILFGEECSHGHMAIGATVFPVPLALGSMWNPELYREMCRAVALETRSQGGAATYSPVLDVVRDPRWGRTEETFGEDPYLIAVMGVEAVKGLQGERLDAEDSVMATLKHFAAYGSSEGGRNSAPVHMGLRELHEVDLLPFRKAVEAGALSIMTAYNEIDGVPCTTNRYLLQDVLREQWGFEGFVITDCGALGMLTSGHNTAGSGETAVAQALLAGIDMEMSGEMFEKHIAAAIEHGRLQESDLDRAAARILELKFKLGLFDRPYADPEQAGQTIGKPEHRELARRIAGESIILLKNENGTLPLSKQIPKLAVIGPNADAPYNQLGDYTSPQPKGAIVTVLEGIRQALGGSADKVLYAHGCRIKGDSREGFAHALACAAEADAVVLAIGGSSARDFGEGTIDLLTGASVVTEHSWSDMECGEGIDRATLNLMGVQLELAQEIHKLGKPLIVVYINGRPIAEPWIVEHADAILEAWYPGQEGGHAIADILFGEVNPSGRLTISIPKHVGQLPVYYYKRRTRGKRYLETDFHAEYPFGYGLSYSEFAYSNLKVEPSVISADGQALVSVDVTNSGDRAGSEVVQLYISDLASSITRPEKQLKGFRKISLQPGDTQTVTFSVGREQLEYVSADLTRIVEAGEFAVMAGPHSVEYLTAPLHVREES
- a CDS encoding extracellular solute-binding protein is translated as MQTTRKPWKLLLSSAMILTLLAGCGNSNEGAKNNSSGEVTVNKEGFPIVNQPVTLTLTAPDVGIQNWENMAVLQQMQEMSGITMEYKNAPKDSFETKKNLVFASGDYPDIFYAAGLTTAEQMNYGEQGILIPLEDLIEEYAPNFKALLEEYPDVRKSITAPDGHIYSLPVVEFSQHWYRNPMWYNGDFLKALNIDKLPETTEELYTYLKRVKEEDPNGNGIADELPISSVTTAAANLRDIRTWLLGAFGIYEEEIYVDDADKVHYTPLEEGYKEYLTYMNRLWSEELLDHESFSQTAEQKKAKAQNNRVALFSDWHAYMTKGGEPSTSDPMFAPVRSESVDAPAIAKNRGITTGAFAITNSNPEPEASLRWVDYLYSYEGALYFNKGPEGVLWEYTDKDNRVKQYLPVPDGKEMEDYRATLTPNYGIPAPTLSMDDINKGLKTDFDLWVEQETKQKLLDKGARIPFPALFLTVEEQTEISSLNSDLSTYVKQMEAKFITGAEPLTGWDNYVATVKKMGGERVAEINQAAYDRWKTN
- a CDS encoding ABC transporter permease, coding for MKGSNAEVSGSPSLKNKSLGKRIWQNWELYLFMLPALLYFLVFHYGPMYGIQIAFKNFVPSKGITGSEWVGFDHFERFFNSYFFWDLLWNTFSISFYELAIGFPLPIILALAFNEVRNGPFKKSVQTVTYAPHFISVVVMAGMIITFLSPSSGMIVRAIEFLGFEPAQFLTDPAWFKTVYVFSGVWQSTGWGTIIYLAALSGVDPQLHEAAIVDGASRIKRVLHINLPTIIPTITIMLILNMGNILGLGFEKILLLQNSLNMEASDVISTYVYRAGLVNAQYSFSTAVGLFNSVVNVILLVTVNRIAKRTSENSLW